TGGTGACCACTccataaaaaaattttgttgtGTCATGCGAACTAAATTTCCACAACCTTTGGTTTTGAAAAGATGACGAGCAGAAATGAACacgaagtgagaacttcggTTAAATAGTTCGAAAAATGGCACCCCAACTCTAATAAGTAAAGCTGAGAACGAAGTGAATACTTCGGTTTAGAGTTTTCACAACAATAAGCTTTTAAAGTAAAGCTGAGTacgaagtgagaacttcggTTTAGGTTTGCGAAGTTAAACCTCGGCTTTAAATGATAGATACGAAGTCAGACTTCGGCTTTTTTTTTGAGTaccattattaacaaaaaagtttaagaaaactttaagttttattaatatggatagctggacccgaagtgggctgcctacgtacccttatcGGGATCAAGCTGAATCGTAGTTCGATATAAATAAATTAGCTGTAAAAAAGTTTAAGGTGTAGAGAATTCCAAGACCTCGAGAATTGTTTTCCCTCTGAATCCTCGAGCTGATAAACTCCATTTCGGACTTCGCGAGTAATTCTGTATGGTCCTTCCCAATTAATTCCCAGTTTTCCTGCATTGAGCTCCTCGGTATTTTCATAGACTTTCCGGAGGACGAGGTCGCCCACTGCCAAGGGTCTGCCTCGGATTTTGGAGTTATAGTATCGAGCTACCGCGTTCTGGTAATTCTGGATCNNNNNNNNNNNNNNNNNNNNNNNNNNNNNNNNNNNNNNNNNNNNNNNNNNNNNNNNNNNNNNNNNNNNNNNNNNNNNNNNNNNNNNNNNNNNNNNNNNNNNNNNNNNNNNNNNNNNNNNNNNNNNNNNNNNNNNNNNNNNNNNNNNNNNNNNNNNNNNNNNNNNNNNNNNNNNNNNNNNNNNNNNNNNNNNNNNNNNNNNNNNNNNNNNNNNNNNNNNNNNNNNNNNNNNNNNNNNNNNNNNNNNNNNNNNNNNNNNNNNNNNNNNNNNNNNNNNNNNNNNNNNNNNNNNNNNNNNNNNNNNNNNNNNNNNNNNNNNNNNNNNNNNNNNNNNNNNNNNNNNNNNNNNNNNNNNNNNNNNNNNNNNNNNNNNNNNNNNNNNNNNNNNNNNNNNNNNNNNNNNNNNNNNNNNNNNNNNNNNNNNNNGCCAGAGGCCGTTCTTGAGCGCGGCCAGGGCTGTGGAGTCCGAGAGTCCGGGAATCTTGACCTGGatctccttgaactttgttatgtaagaccGGAGAGACTCTCCAGCCTTTTGGCTTAAGTTCCAAAGCTGAGCGTCCGTCACTGCAGTTTCGATTAGGCTAGAATACTGCTTGACGAACGAGGTCGACAGCTCGGTAAAGTTTGAAATGGAGCCGGCTGCTAAAGATGCGAACCAAAGCAGTACCGGTCCACTAAACGTTTCTGTAAACAGCTAGCTGTCAGCAAGAACGTCTTGAGATGATTGGTCGGATCTCCTTTTCCTTCGTAGctcgagaacttaattttgccCGTATCTTTGATGCGGACTCGGGCTATTTGATCGGAAAAAGGAGTTCGCCTTGACTCCTCGATCACTCGAAAGATGTCTGGAGCTGAAGTGGTTGCAATGTGCATCACAGACCGCATGTCTCGGATTTCGCTCTGCATGcggaagatctcgggattggtAGCATACCCCGAAGTAGAAATATTTACATCCACAGGGAGAGGAAGACGGACTGGGACCTCGGAAGATCGGACAACGCCGGGCTGAACCGGAGTGTGGCTACCGCCAACCAGCGGTGGCGCTGTTTGCGTATTGGTTTGAGGTGGGAACGAATCTCCCGGAGTGACATCGGTTGCTGCCACCTGTGAGGTGGAAGGTGGAGTCACACCGAAGAAATCCAAAGCACGTCGACGTGGGTTTTGGTCAGAGGACAGGAGATCGACCCGATCGGCGTACGCGCGGTGGGAGGCTGAGAGGTCTGCTACGGACGTCGTAACTTCCTCCAGACGAGCGGAGATCTGACCCTCCAAGGTGTCGAATCATTCAGTAAGAGCGGCGGAGGCGGCTTGCTGACGGTCGGACTTTTCGGACAAGTCCTGCAGGAGCTTCTGGATCACCTCCAAAGATGCCTGATTGGGAGAGCTGGTTGCCATAGTGGTGGTTGCGTGGAGCGTATTTGTGTAAGAAATCGGAACTAATGAGAGTCAGGCGATAACtgccctccttctagcgccaaatgtgagaactgagattgaacttctccttccgaagtgatttgaATACggaggagcttatcgccgttGGAGcagttccgaactgaattgagagagtttttgagtatttgaatttgtattgcttttttggaaaaaatgttCGACCCCTTACAACTGacaccccccttacatatttataccgaccaatttattactaaattaatgcACCATTAATAGGACGCGATTTGCGCGgtctaattaatcctcttgaatgcgggaatctttgaccgggcccgagctgcgagctgaccagcacgaagcatctccgcgctctcttcctttctccgggcctgatgggccgatcagtaATTCCCTCTTGGCCCAGTAGACAAGCCCGGCCTAGGCCCTCTTGCCTATTGTCCGAGAtggcagatcgtgggtacaacaccTACCATCAGctcaaacactatatatatatatatgacattcACCCTACTCTACAAGCATCCAGTACACAGAAGAGATAGGTTCATGTTCTTCAAAGTTTAGCTGTTATAACAGGAGTTATTATAATATTCCTGTTCTTATTTTTCTGGATTTGATGTTTGTTTAATTGATGCAAACTTTTCGTATATTACATTTCTAAGACTTAACAATTTTTAATGCATGTTTAGTTCGATAGCATTGTTAGGAATATTCATGGGGttggaaaatatatttatatctgcttttaataataacatatagGTGATTcgattttatagttttatttccaaaatttgttaaatgtttaatttttttttttttattctatatttatttCTGGTGAGTTCAGATTCATACTACCATATGACATACATGAGAATCCTAATATATACTATCCTTTTGCACTTACCAAGCTAGAGTAcctttctcttttatatttattattgtatatatactatCTTTTTGCACTTACCAAGCTTTTCGGTTTTTGGTACACCCCAGAATTTTGCTTTGATCCATTTGTATATCTTTTCAAACAATTGGGAGTAAATTAAAGGGGCCTATGTTGAGGCCACAGATGAGGAAAATATgttggaggaggagagaataaAGAGATGAGTTTGGCGAAGTTGTTCATAGTTTTTGTTGAATGataattgtttaattgattCCAAAGTAACTATTAAATGCTCTATGCACTTTGTAATGATTTAATAGAGTAATATGTGAGCATGATAATCATgtaatttatatgataatttaggattttttttcctGTAACTAATCTAATATTTTACTGTATATGTATTAACGGTTGAAtctaaaattagtaaataaagttgatttAGTTACGtctgtaaaaaataaatcattttctgTGGTATACGGGTGAAATCCTAGAAGTAACTTTCAAAATACAAGtatacaatataaaaaaaataataataaataagaaataaataaaaattaaaaattttagttaaaaaattgtcccgcggtgtaccgcgggttaaaatctagtttagtTCGAAAAAAATGTCAgttaaatcatgaacttaccaaaaaaaacaccatttaAACCCTGAACTTTGTCTAAAGCCATTTAAATTATCTAGCTTTATTGACTATTCTAATTACACATCAAACTTtactaaaaaaaccaaaatacacATTTCATAAAATTAGATAACAGAGCAACTAACTTCCGTTTAACCAGTGGCGGACCCAGGGAAAAAAATTAGCCAggtcaattattattttttaagctagttaaatatattaaatagaCAAAATGAGACAAATGGTGTAGTTTGGGAGGGTCGAACTTGGGTATGGAAACCAAACTCAGGAAAGACCAACTTTGCTGAAGGAACCTCAGCATTTTACAAGCAAAAAACcttatttcaatattttcccCGGTCAGTTGACCTACCTAACTTCTACGTGGGTCCACCACTGCGTTTAACACATGTTAACCATCTGTTATATATCCTGTTAACCATCTGTTAGATAACTCATAAGTTCCGACACCGTTTTGTAGCTTGAACTTTATCTCCAGCAACAACAGACTCTGATACAACTTATTGAGCTCCAATTCCTTCTCTGACCTCAGCCTCTAGAGCTCCAAAACTCCTTCTCTGATCTTAGCCTCCAGAGCTCCAACTCCTCCGACCTCGGCCTCTAGAGCTTCAAATCCTTCTTTGACATCCGTATTTATTTTGCCACACAGTGTAGCTTCATACAAAATTAGAGTACTATTTGATTCGTCTCGCGGTGGATCTTTAACTATTTCTCCAACAAACGTAATCACACCcttgttttttactttcaacattaaattaaaaagagggCTTCGTGTTTATTTTGGGAATTAGGGATTAGTGAGTGAAGTGATTCGGGAATCGAAGTAATTTGGAATTCTGAGTTCTCTCAAAACGGCGTCGTTGTTATATCTAACGGGTTATGTAAGAGATGGTTAATGGGTGTTAAAGAGGTTAGTTGCTTTGTTATCTGAGTTTACCAAATGTGtatttgtgctttttttttaattgaataatcaacaaaactaaatGATTTAAACGGTCTTAGGCAAAGTTCAAGATTTAAATAGCGGTTTTTGataagttcatgatttaattgacatttttcttctatttagaTCATGTATTAATAAATTACCTATCTACTAGTATGAGATTTGAGTTGAGAAGACCCAACTGAAGCCCATAAATGTATCCGTACGAGTATAAACTGCATCCACAGCTAGCTACCGTCGAAATTTCTGAACCACAACCTTGACAAAGGAATATGACGCCGCCGTTGCAAAGAGATCGGAGAGAGTTTCTTGGTGAGCAAAGGGATTATTGGCGTAGTGTTGCCGAAACCGATGTACatatttcttcctttttcttaattatcaaATCTCTTCTAGTtgtttttttaaggttttgtggGAGCGAACGGATTATTAAACTGAAAGGTTCTTCTTTGCTTAGGGTTTCGATGTCGAGGATCTTGTAGTACCCAGAAACGGTGGACTGTGGTTTCACAACTGTCAACACCCACGGTTTAGGCTTACTTTTTGTGTGCCTAAGTTTTATGCTATGGTGGGGATTCATCGTTACAATATGCTCAAGGTCATAATTAAGTCTCTATTTCTCCTCCTTCCCTCCAAATCTCCTCTTATCTGGTTTGTTCTATTTATACAACAACattcaattttgatttctcAGGGGACAAACTTCCAGTACCTTGACTTATTGAAATACAACGACACAATGAACTGTGTACGCTCTTACTTCATAACTTCGGTTGCAAGAGATCCTTCTGCCCAATTGCAGAAAACCTTTCAGCTTCGCGTTGATGAAAAAAGTTATGGAAAATTGGATTTGACTGTCACTATTGCTAGACctaaagatgaagagaaaggtGACTGGATCACTTGTggttcatagtttttttttttgtatatacgATTCTAGGATAAATTCCTCACCAGATGCTAGTTTattgattaattattattattgttgccTAGTGACCACCACAAAGAAGCGTTTCATGCCTCACTTTTATGATGAAGCAGCTGCGGATGCTTTCTACCAAGGTGCATTGCCTGATTGGCCCTCAGTTGATGATTTTAATAATCAAAAACGATTTTACCTGGTAAGATTGACTAAGACACTACTGATCAGTTCTTATGTTTTGCTCATGATTAGTTAAGCAGTgatctgtttttgttgttgcttttgtAGGTGAATGAATCAGAGTTGCTAGCCAATGACTGGATTCGTTTGTATTTGGAACTTGCAGTTTGTGTAGATGATGAGTCGACTATAGAggtttgtgtgtttctttggCATGCCATGATCAGTGCCATTGACGTTAATAATACTTAACTGGTTGGTTTTGTTTCAAACCTGTTTTTGCATGCAGGGGGGATCTTTCCAAGTTGCATATTCTGAAAGTGGCAATAGAAACCAAGGAAGAAGATGTGCAGCCGCCAAATGCAAGACTCAAGTCCAAAAGTGCAATTGTCTACATAACGTTTAAGGGGTTGGCCAAGGCTCCTGTTGGTGATGAGATTGGTGAACATGTTGAACGCAATGCTATAGTTAGAAGAGTCCTCGGTGAGCGTTCAGGATACTTGACTCTCCTAGGTGGGTTTTCGATTGGAGAAAAGGCTTCGAATGCTGAGCAACCTACAAGTAAAGAAGAAGCTTTGGACAATGAGCAAAGTTCTGAAAAGCGTCCTCGCTTAAACTAAATTATTCTGTTACGTGgatttgtttctgtgttgttttTTTAGTGCACCGTTTCTCAACACAGAGTAATTATTTATGGACATTCTTATTGGTTTTCACTTCTCTAATAACATTATATTGTGCATCTTGACGGATGTTGTGAAAGCCCAGAAGTTAAGGTTTAAGTTGCTATatctttatcaaaaacaaatatacgaaaaataaaaactcgAATCTTATAATGAGATATGAAGGAGAACGGTTGGTTCAAATGATTAGTGGAGATATTTTCGGTTGAATGGATGTGAGAATTCGAGTAGTTCAATTTTATGcttagaagaaatattataaatttttaataactaatgtAATTATGTAACTTGTAactctttaacatttttttgtattaaaactAAATACTGAAACGTCATTTGGATACCTACTTCTACTTGTAGCGTTTGGATGCCTGCTGAATTTAGAATGCTGACTGATTGGGTTCTCTCTATCAGAATCTATATGTTTGGGTGACCAATATTCATTCTTTGGGTTATCTTCTTATAACGTTTTTAGATCAGATAAAATCAACTAAGTTAGATCAGATCAAATCAACTAAGTTATTTTGTTACgtctatatttgtttatatgtgGTTTTAAAGTGTATCATTTCTAAGTTTTAAAGCTTCGCTCCAAGGGCAAACCCAAGTGCCCTTAATTTCATTTCCTTTCCTTTCCTTCATCATCTGCCTATATATACAGATaataattataacagtttgCACTGTACATGCATTCCTTAGTTGAGTATTTTTGACTATTTTTCTCCAAAGGAAAGTTACTGCAGCTACTATACTCTATGAAAAATATGGACGTTGTggacaaataaaacaaattttcatgCATGGTTTTACCA
The Camelina sativa cultivar DH55 chromosome 15, Cs, whole genome shotgun sequence DNA segment above includes these coding regions:
- the LOC104746344 gene encoding UPF0725 protein At3g19520-like, yielding MTPPLQRDRREFLGEQRDYWRSVAETDGFDVEDLVVPRNGGLWFHNCQHPRFRLTFCVPKFYAMVGIHRYNMLKGTNFQYLDLLKYNDTMNCVRSYFITSVARDPSAQLQKTFQLRVDEKSYGKLDLTVTIARPKDEEKVTTTKKRFMPHFYDEAAADAFYQGALPDWPSVDDFNNQKRFYLVNESELLANDWIRLYLELAVCVDDESTIEGGSFQVAYSESGNRNQGRRCAAAKCKTQVQKCNCLHNV